One window of Vanessa cardui chromosome 5, ilVanCard2.1, whole genome shotgun sequence genomic DNA carries:
- the LOC124529686 gene encoding G protein-activated inward rectifier potassium channel 3-like isoform X9: MSTETSIEMQVRKDEGQKEIKTKPTLSSGKIFYKPGLIEEETDDTSILDSSVVESPMLGVGYGDSGFLRPTLHQSSSLHRVPTYSSSIGHSTIYRHETCRSRSHRHGASRRTRRRAILKNGECNILKSRISQRRLRFLQDMFTTLVDAQWRWTLLVFTLSFILSWLGFALIWWLIAFTHGDLEPDHLPPMQESTNWKPCVFNIFDFTSCFLFSIETQHTIGYGARTTTEECPEAIFIMCLQSIVGVMIQAFMVGIVFAKMTRPKHRTQTLLFSKYAVICQRDGELCLMFRVGDLRKSHIIGASVRAQLIRSRTTKEGELLSHYQTELELHADGCDSNLFFIWPITMVHRINADSPFYGVSAADILQEKFEIVVILEGTIESTGQTTQARSSYTTSELMWGHRFVPLVTYNRERQGYEVDYSKFEETTQVDTPLCSAKELDEFYGNQADRRSIESTDHVVLKLPERPPRTTPAAENPTPKAEQKNGDYTVTL, translated from the exons ATGAGTACAGAAACATCAATCGAGATGCAAGTGAGGAAAGATGAAGGCCAGAAAGAGATTAAAACGAAACCGACTCTTTCTTCTGGTAAGATCTTTTATAAGCCTGGCCTCATCGAAGAAGAAACGGATGATACAAGTATCTTAGATAGCTCAGTAGTCGAGTCTCCGATGCTTGGAGTTGGATATGGAGACAGTGGATTTTTGAGGCCGACTCTACACCAATCGAGTAGTCTGCATAGAGTTCCGACCTACAGTAGTTCCATTGGCCATAGCACTATTTATCGCCACGAAACTTGTAG AAGCCGATCACATCGACACGGTGCTTCTAGAAGAACGAGAAGACGGGCCATTCTCAAAAATGGCGAGTGTAATATTCTCAAGTCACGGATCTCACAACGGCGCCTACGGTTCCTTCAGGATATGTTCACAACGCTGGTGGACGCCCAGTGGCGTTGGACTCTACTTGTGTTTACGCTTTCCTTCATTTTATCCTGGTTGGGATTTGCCCTCATCTGGTGGTTGATTGCATTCACACACGGTGATCTCGAGCCAGACCACTTACCGCCGATGCAAGAAAGCACAAACTGGAAACCGTGTGTGTTTAACATTTTTGACTTTACCTCATGTTTCCTATTTAGTATTGAAACCCAACATACTATTGGATATGGTGCGCGAACAACGACAGAAGAATGCCCAgaagcaatatttattatgtgcTTGCAGAGCATAGTGGGTGTAATGATTCAGGCTTTCATGGTGGGCATTGTGTTCGCTAAAATGACGAGACCGAAGCATAGAACTCAGACACTGCTTTTCTCAAAATACGCAGTGATCTGTCAGAGAGACGGCGAATTGTGCCTAATGTTTAGAGTCGGTGACTTGAGGAAATCTCATATAATAGGAGCCAGCGTTAGGGCTCAATTAATTCGATCCAGAACAACTAAGGAAGGGGAGCTTTTATCGCATTACCAAACTGAATTAGAGTTACATGCAGATGGATGTGACAGCAATCTTTTCTTCATCTGGCCTATTACAATGGTCCATCGAATAAATGCCGATAGTCCATTCTATGGTGTATCCGCAGCCGACATTCTCCAAGAGAAGTTCGAAATAGTAGTTATTTTGGAAGGAACAATAGAGTCGACTGGGCAGACGACTCAAGCCCGCTCTAGTTATACAACAAGTGAATTAATGTGGGGACACAGATTTGTGCCATTAGTGACGTACAACCGCGAACGCCAGGGATACGAGGTAGATTATTCCAAATTCGAAGAAACAACGCAAGTCGACACTCCTCTCTGTTCTGCTAAAGAGCTGGATGAGTTTTATGGGAACCAAGCTGACCGTAGATCTATTG AGAGTACGGATCATGTGGTCCTGAAGTTACCGGAACGCCCTCCCCGCACCACCCCCGCCGCTGAGAATCCAACGCCGAAAGCTGAACAGAAAAATGGAGATTACACCGTTACGctttaa
- the LOC124529686 gene encoding G protein-activated inward rectifier potassium channel 3-like isoform X8, with protein sequence MGNFIQQKFHVTIIKRLTRRFEHDKGSRDRDIIACDASGGTRAPGDDGADVRLRVSSAHDAMHADPESPASREEAHLLPDDWLKIKTVPGNGNLSPGVYYPTVSKRSRSHRHGASRRTRRRAILKNGECNILKSRISQRRLRFLQDMFTTLVDAQWRWTLLVFTLSFILSWLGFALIWWLIAFTHGDLEPDHLPPMQESTNWKPCVFNIFDFTSCFLFSIETQHTIGYGARTTTEECPEAIFIMCLQSIVGVMIQAFMVGIVFAKMTRPKHRTQTLLFSKYAVICQRDGELCLMFRVGDLRKSHIIGASVRAQLIRSRTTKEGELLSHYQTELELHADGCDSNLFFIWPITMVHRINADSPFYGVSAADILQEKFEIVVILEGTIESTGQTTQARSSYTTSELMWGHRFVPLVTYNRERQGYEVDYSKFEETTQVDTPLCSAKELDEFYGNQADRRSIESTDHVVLKLPERPPRTTPAAENPTPKAEQKNGDYTVTL encoded by the exons ATGGgtaattttatacaacaaa AATTTCACGTTACAATTATAAAGCGTTTAACGCGTCGCTTCGAGCACGATAAAGGCAGTCGTGATCGCGACATTATCGCGTGCGATGCTTCAGGAGGCACGAGAGCTCCGGGGGATGATGGCGCAGACGTTCGGCTGCGAGTGAGCAGTGCGCACGACGCCATGCACGCCGACCCAGAGTCACCCGCCAGCCGCGAGGAGGCCCACCTCCTGCCTGATGATTGGCTCAAAATCAAGACGGTCCCAGGAAATGGCAATCTCTCCCCTGGAGTGTATTATCCCACAGTCAGCAAGAG AAGCCGATCACATCGACACGGTGCTTCTAGAAGAACGAGAAGACGGGCCATTCTCAAAAATGGCGAGTGTAATATTCTCAAGTCACGGATCTCACAACGGCGCCTACGGTTCCTTCAGGATATGTTCACAACGCTGGTGGACGCCCAGTGGCGTTGGACTCTACTTGTGTTTACGCTTTCCTTCATTTTATCCTGGTTGGGATTTGCCCTCATCTGGTGGTTGATTGCATTCACACACGGTGATCTCGAGCCAGACCACTTACCGCCGATGCAAGAAAGCACAAACTGGAAACCGTGTGTGTTTAACATTTTTGACTTTACCTCATGTTTCCTATTTAGTATTGAAACCCAACATACTATTGGATATGGTGCGCGAACAACGACAGAAGAATGCCCAgaagcaatatttattatgtgcTTGCAGAGCATAGTGGGTGTAATGATTCAGGCTTTCATGGTGGGCATTGTGTTCGCTAAAATGACGAGACCGAAGCATAGAACTCAGACACTGCTTTTCTCAAAATACGCAGTGATCTGTCAGAGAGACGGCGAATTGTGCCTAATGTTTAGAGTCGGTGACTTGAGGAAATCTCATATAATAGGAGCCAGCGTTAGGGCTCAATTAATTCGATCCAGAACAACTAAGGAAGGGGAGCTTTTATCGCATTACCAAACTGAATTAGAGTTACATGCAGATGGATGTGACAGCAATCTTTTCTTCATCTGGCCTATTACAATGGTCCATCGAATAAATGCCGATAGTCCATTCTATGGTGTATCCGCAGCCGACATTCTCCAAGAGAAGTTCGAAATAGTAGTTATTTTGGAAGGAACAATAGAGTCGACTGGGCAGACGACTCAAGCCCGCTCTAGTTATACAACAAGTGAATTAATGTGGGGACACAGATTTGTGCCATTAGTGACGTACAACCGCGAACGCCAGGGATACGAGGTAGATTATTCCAAATTCGAAGAAACAACGCAAGTCGACACTCCTCTCTGTTCTGCTAAAGAGCTGGATGAGTTTTATGGGAACCAAGCTGACCGTAGATCTATTG AGAGTACGGATCATGTGGTCCTGAAGTTACCGGAACGCCCTCCCCGCACCACCCCCGCCGCTGAGAATCCAACGCCGAAAGCTGAACAGAAAAATGGAGATTACACCGTTACGctttaa
- the LOC124529686 gene encoding G protein-activated inward rectifier potassium channel 3-like isoform X7 yields the protein MGNFIQQKFHVTIIKRLTRRFEHDKGSRDRDIIACDASGGTRAPGDDGADVRLRVSSAHDAMHADPESPASREEAHLLPDDWLKIKTVPGNGNLSPGVYYPTVSKRFVDALQPVTSPTANTPSRSHRHGASRRTRRRAILKNGECNILKSRISQRRLRFLQDMFTTLVDAQWRWTLLVFTLSFILSWLGFALIWWLIAFTHGDLEPDHLPPMQESTNWKPCVFNIFDFTSCFLFSIETQHTIGYGARTTTEECPEAIFIMCLQSIVGVMIQAFMVGIVFAKMTRPKHRTQTLLFSKYAVICQRDGELCLMFRVGDLRKSHIIGASVRAQLIRSRTTKEGELLSHYQTELELHADGCDSNLFFIWPITMVHRINADSPFYGVSAADILQEKFEIVVILEGTIESTGQTTQARSSYTTSELMWGHRFVPLVTYNRERQGYEVDYSKFEETTQVDTPLCSAKELDEFYGNQADRRSIESTDHVVLKLPERPPRTTPAAENPTPKAEQKNGDYTVTL from the exons ATGGgtaattttatacaacaaa AATTTCACGTTACAATTATAAAGCGTTTAACGCGTCGCTTCGAGCACGATAAAGGCAGTCGTGATCGCGACATTATCGCGTGCGATGCTTCAGGAGGCACGAGAGCTCCGGGGGATGATGGCGCAGACGTTCGGCTGCGAGTGAGCAGTGCGCACGACGCCATGCACGCCGACCCAGAGTCACCCGCCAGCCGCGAGGAGGCCCACCTCCTGCCTGATGATTGGCTCAAAATCAAGACGGTCCCAGGAAATGGCAATCTCTCCCCTGGAGTGTATTATCCCACAGTCAGCAAGAGGTTCGTCGATGCGCTCCAACCTGTGACGTCTCCGACTGCTAACACCCC AAGCCGATCACATCGACACGGTGCTTCTAGAAGAACGAGAAGACGGGCCATTCTCAAAAATGGCGAGTGTAATATTCTCAAGTCACGGATCTCACAACGGCGCCTACGGTTCCTTCAGGATATGTTCACAACGCTGGTGGACGCCCAGTGGCGTTGGACTCTACTTGTGTTTACGCTTTCCTTCATTTTATCCTGGTTGGGATTTGCCCTCATCTGGTGGTTGATTGCATTCACACACGGTGATCTCGAGCCAGACCACTTACCGCCGATGCAAGAAAGCACAAACTGGAAACCGTGTGTGTTTAACATTTTTGACTTTACCTCATGTTTCCTATTTAGTATTGAAACCCAACATACTATTGGATATGGTGCGCGAACAACGACAGAAGAATGCCCAgaagcaatatttattatgtgcTTGCAGAGCATAGTGGGTGTAATGATTCAGGCTTTCATGGTGGGCATTGTGTTCGCTAAAATGACGAGACCGAAGCATAGAACTCAGACACTGCTTTTCTCAAAATACGCAGTGATCTGTCAGAGAGACGGCGAATTGTGCCTAATGTTTAGAGTCGGTGACTTGAGGAAATCTCATATAATAGGAGCCAGCGTTAGGGCTCAATTAATTCGATCCAGAACAACTAAGGAAGGGGAGCTTTTATCGCATTACCAAACTGAATTAGAGTTACATGCAGATGGATGTGACAGCAATCTTTTCTTCATCTGGCCTATTACAATGGTCCATCGAATAAATGCCGATAGTCCATTCTATGGTGTATCCGCAGCCGACATTCTCCAAGAGAAGTTCGAAATAGTAGTTATTTTGGAAGGAACAATAGAGTCGACTGGGCAGACGACTCAAGCCCGCTCTAGTTATACAACAAGTGAATTAATGTGGGGACACAGATTTGTGCCATTAGTGACGTACAACCGCGAACGCCAGGGATACGAGGTAGATTATTCCAAATTCGAAGAAACAACGCAAGTCGACACTCCTCTCTGTTCTGCTAAAGAGCTGGATGAGTTTTATGGGAACCAAGCTGACCGTAGATCTATTG AGAGTACGGATCATGTGGTCCTGAAGTTACCGGAACGCCCTCCCCGCACCACCCCCGCCGCTGAGAATCCAACGCCGAAAGCTGAACAGAAAAATGGAGATTACACCGTTACGctttaa